The following proteins come from a genomic window of Archocentrus centrarchus isolate MPI-CPG fArcCen1 chromosome 3, fArcCen1, whole genome shotgun sequence:
- the dhcr7 gene encoding 7-dehydrocholesterol reductase: protein METTRRRPQQSPSGKRSEQKEQRAQWGRAWEVDWFSLIGVIGLLCFAPFIVFYFVMACDQYQCSISQPVLELYRGEATLLSIWARAPSFSWSAAKIYGVWVSFQVFLYMCFSDITHKFIPGYVGGVQEGARTPAGLINKYEINGLQCWLITHALWFANAHYFHWFSPTIIFDNWIPLLWCANILGYTVSTFAFIKAYLFPTNAEDCKFTGNVFYNYMMGIEFNPRIGKWFDFKLFFNGRPGIIAWTLINLSYMAKQQQLYGYITNSMILVNVLQALYVLDFFWNEAWYLKTIDICHDHFGWYLGWGDCVWLPYLYTLQGLYLVYHPVQLSDAHALAVLLLGLVGYYIFRATNHQKDLFRRTGGSCSIWGRKPTCIECTYRSANGGVHHSKLLTSGFWGVARHFNYTGDLMGSLAYCASCGFGHILPYFYIVYMTILLVHRCMRDEHRCSSKYGKDWKRYTDVVPYRLIPGVF, encoded by the exons ATGGAGACCACCAGGAGACGGCCGCAGCAGAGTCCCAGTGGGAAAAGATCTGAACAGAAGGAGCAGCGAGCACAGTGGGGGAGAGCGTG GGAGGTGGACTGGTTTTCCCTCATCGGTGTAATCGGCCTGCTGTGCTTTGCCCCTTTCATTGTCTTCTACTTTGTGATGGCCTGTGATCAGTACCAGTGCTCCATCAGCCAGCCTGTGCTGGAGCTGTACCGAGGAGAGGCCACACTGCTCTCCATCTGGGCCCGGGCACCCTCCTTCTCGTGGTCAGCCGCTAAGATATATGGCGTCTGGGTGAGCTTCCAG GTGTTCCTGTATATGTGTTTCAGTGATATTACCCATAAGTTCATTCCTGGCTATGTTGGTGGTGTGCAGGAAGGAGCACGAACTCCTGctg GCCTGATTAACAAATATGAGATCAATGGGCTGCAGTGCTGGCTCATCACTCACGCACTGTGGTTTGCCAATGCCCATTATTTCCACTGGTTTTCTCCCACAATCATCTTCGATAACTGGATCCCCCTGCTGTGGTGCGCTAACATACTGGGCTACACCGTGTCCACCTTTGCTTTCATAAAGGCTTACCTTTTCCCCACCAATGCTGAGGACTG CAAGTTCACAGGGAACGTCTTCTACAACTACATGATGGGCATCGAGTTCAACCCGCGCATAGGGAAGTGGTTTGACTTCAAGCTGTTCTTCAACGGCCGGCCCGGCATCATAGCCTGGACTCTAATCAATCTGTCCTACATGGCCAAGCAGCAACAACTCTACGGTTACATCACCAACTCGATGATCCTCGTCAATGTGCTGCAG GCTCTTTATGTGCTGGACTTCTTCTGGAATGAGGCGTGGTACCTGAAGACCATCGATATCTGCCACGATCACTTTGGATGGTATCTGGGCTGGGGAGACTGTGTTTGGCTGCCGTACCTCTACACACTGCAG GGTCTGTACCTGGTGTACCACCCAGTCCAGCTCTCTGATGCCCACGCCCTCGCCGTCTTGCTGCTCGGCCTCGTTGGGTATTACATCTTTCGCGCCACCAACCACCAGAAGGATCTGTTCCGGCGCACAGGTGGCTCCTGCTCCATCTGGGGCCGCAAACCAACATGCATCGAGTGCACGTATCGCTCCGCTAACGGTGGCGTGCACCACAGCAAGCTCCTGACCTCGGGCTTCTGGGGCGTGGCCCGGCACTTCAACTACACCGGTGACCTGATGGGCTCTCTGGCCTATTGCGCCTCATGTGGTTTTGGCCACATACTTCCATATTTCTACATTGTTTACATGACCATCCTGCTGGTCCATCGCTGCATGCGTGATGAGCATCGCTGCAGCAGTAAGTATGGCAAAGACTGGAAACGCTACACCGACGTCGTGCCTTACCGCCTGATTCCTGGAGTGTTTTAG